A part of Serinus canaria isolate serCan28SL12 unplaced genomic scaffold, serCan2020 HiC_scaffold_153, whole genome shotgun sequence genomic DNA contains:
- the LOC108963779 gene encoding uncharacterized protein LOC108963779, translated as MEPLELSSALLQPQVTVVAILGELVTTLPSQDKMLFWSPSCLYWDLEFFTRELWLTLYRIDDPWWRQDVTSDGDDPPTSLSQALAAYKSIPWIAWLAAGCAAGEWLCSVSALVNRWARLARAATELRSAWREVANKAADRAATATPWARELQAEAARYGTAQENRVKVGQALGGEEGDEVVARQEAQVRREAMMAASWATTATMERQQMEAALGLLERLVAACDEATVFPQELQRLLRDTLADPKETKKQSTNVPEDLVDEAAQLWEANTRLVKDHLLGTLQDIIDFYFTGAPTRLSACEVAERCQRAIEDIPRLVQPPEHPQSAPKISAVSMEPQKLSPALLQPQVTVVATLGELLATLPRWDEEMLLPMSLRCLYRDLEEFTEELQYRLYCTDNPWWHRSGTFDDDDLPISLSQALAAYKSTPWTSWKRVTVAASEWQGSVAELVDRWAQLARAATELGNTCREVANEASDMVVTATAQARELQDNAALDGTAQENMVELGQALAGEEGAEVVARQEAWVRRDAWVAASKARRATMVRQRVEASLGLLERLVAACDEAAAFPLELQRRVRDIKAALKGTNEAPTNVPEALVAKVAVAERLWEANACLVKDHLADTLCDIFNFAFDGGPFILCEVAKRCQRAFEDIPRLIRPPEDPCDVPKVFPVSMELQEPQVSIVAALGELLATLPRGRETLPMSQGACPGRLQEHPMDHLGCVTMAASMWQWSVSVLGNSWVQLARAATKLPYTCREVATEAADMVATATAWARELQDEVAHYGTGQKNMVELGQALGRKEGAEALNMHEAWVWEEAREAASRARRATMVRQRVEVALGLLERLVAACDEAAMFPRELQRRVGDIVATLKGTNEASPNVPEALVAKVAVAEWLWEANARLAKGHLLGAVPDTIKFYFDGCPDSPSACGVAERCQRAIEDIPSLLHPLECPQGVPKVSPGSMELQELSPLQLQALVAVVATLGEVVATVTGPHREKFLHESSDSLHEDLKNSPGAFMRSWTTAVSPPWPPCVRAAASAWWELVARLVDRWDWLARVATELHDNHRKVVMEQHLLGALDKEEVAREMATHDAQVVSATNEAMAEAGVATRRGHWAVMALGLLQRLVATCDRATLFNWNMECQLKDIEAILKGTNEMSPDVLQALVAKVAKFEGSISFTAGGSGGCGGHPGQPVSRHDQATQGQVPAQSPNSLHEDMRRLTWSLCRTVNHGSVTSLGHPGVPSLGRALATLRESWDHLGRCDSCDQRLAE; from the exons ATGGAGCCCCTCGAG ctgtcctcggccctgctgcagccacaggtcACCGTGGTGGCCATCCTGGGTGAGCTGGTGACCACCCTGCCCAGTCAGGACAAGATGCTGTTCTGGTCTCCAAGCTGCCTGTACTGGGACCTGGAGTTCTTCACCAGGGAGCTCTGGCTCACCCTGTACCGCATTGATGACCCCTGGTGGCGCCAAGATGTCACCTCCGATGGTGATGaccctcccacctccctgagccaggCCCTGGCCGCCTACAAGAGCATCCCATGGATCGCCTGGTTAGCTGCAGGATGTGCTGCCGGTGAGTGGCTGTGTTCAGTGTCTGCGCTTGTGAACAGGtgggccaggctggccagggcagcCACCGAGCTCCGCAGCGCCTGGAGGGAGGTGGCCAACAAGGCGGCCGATAGGGCGGCCACTGCCACCCCCtgggccagggagctgcaggccgAGGCTGCCCGTTATGGGACAGCTCAGGAAAACAGGGTGAAAGTGGGTCAGGCCCTGGGCGGGGAGGAGGGGGACGAGGTGGTGGCCAGGCAGGAAGCCCAGGTGAGGAGAGAGGCCATgatggctgccagctgggcaacAACAGCTACCATGGAGAGACAGCAGATGGAGgcggccctggggctgctggagcgcTTGGTGGCTGCATGTGACGAAGCCACTGTgtttccccaggagctgcagcgtCTGCTCAGGGACACTCTGGCTGACCCGAAGGAGACAAAGAAGCAGTCCACCAATGTCCCAGAGGACTTGGTGGATGAGGCTGCGCAGCTGTGGGAGGCCAACACCCGCCTGGTCAAGGAtcacctgctggggacacttcAAGACATCATCGACTTCTATTTCACTGGTGCTCCCACACGCCTCAGTGCCTGTGAGGTGGCCGAGCGGTGCCAAAGAGCCATCGAGGACATCCCAAGGCTCGTTCAACCCCCGGAGCATCCCCAGAGTGCCCCGAAAATATCCGCAGTGAGCATGGAGCCCCAGAAG CtatccccagccctgctgcagccacaggtcACTGTGGTTGCCACCCTGGGTGAGCTGCTGGccaccctgcccaggtgggatgaggagatgctgctgcccaTGTCCCTACGGTGCCTCTACAGGGACCTGGAGGAATTCACCGAGGAGCTCCAGTACAGACTGTACTGCACTGATAACCCCTGGTGGCACCGCAGTGGCACCTTCGATGATGATGACCTTCCCATCTCCCTGAGCCAGGCCCTGGCTGCCTACAAGAGCACCCCATGGACCTCCTGGAAGCGTGTGACAGTGGCGGCCAGTGAGTGGCAGGGGTCAGTGGCTGAGCTTGTGGACAG GTGGGCCCAGCTGGCTAGGGCAGCCACCGAGCTCGGCAACACCTGCAGGGAGGTGGCCAATGAGGCGTCTGACATGGTAGTCACCGCCACTGCCCAGGCCAGGGAGCTGCAAGACAATGCTGCCCTTGATGGGACAGCTCAGGAAAACATGGTGGAGCTGGGTCAGGCCCTGGCcggggaggagggggctgaggtGGTGGCCAGGCAGGAAGCCTGGGTGAGGAGAGATGCCTGGGTGGCTGCCAGCAAGGCAAGAAGGGCCACCATGGTGAGACAGCGGGTGGAGGCGTCCCTGGGACTGCTGGAGCGCTTGGTGGCCGCGTGTGACGAAGCTGCTGCGttccccctggagctgcagcgcAGGGTTAGGGACATCAAGGCTGCCCTGAAGGGGACAAATGAGGCACCCACCAATGTCCCCGAGGCCTTGGTGGCCAAGGTGGCCGTGGCCGAGCGGCTGTGGGAGGCCAATGCCTGCCTGGTCAAGGATCACCTGGCTGACACACTTTGCGACATCTTTAACTTTGCTTTCGATGGTGGTCCCTTCATTCTCTGTGAGGTGGCCAAGCGGTGCCAAAGAGCCTTCGAGGACATCCCAAGGCTCATTCGACCCCCAGAGGATCCCTGTGATGTCCCCAAGGTGTTCCCAGTCAGCATGGAGCTTCAAGAG ccacaggtcAGCATTGTGGCAGCCCTGGGCGAGCTGCTGGCCACCCTGCCCAGAGGGAGAGAGACGCTGCCCATGTCCCAAGGTGCCT GCCCTGGCCGCCTACAAGAGCACCCCATGGACCACCTGGGATGTGTGACAATGGCAGCCAGCATGTGGCAGTGGTCGGTGTCAGTGCTTGGGAACAGCTGGGTCCAGCTGGCCAGGGCAGCCACCAAACTCCCCTACACCTGCAGGGAGGTGGCCACTGAGGCGGCCGACATGGTggccactgccactgcctgggCAAGAGAGCTGCAGGATGAGGTTGCCCATTATGGGACTGGTCAGAAAAACATGGTGGAGCTGGGTCAGGCcctgggcaggaaggaggggGCCGAGGCACTGAACATGCATGAAGCCTGGGTGTGGGAAGAGGCCAGGGAGGCTGCCAGCCGGGCAAGAAGGGCCACCATGGTGAGACAGCGGGTGGaggtggccctggggctgctggagcgcTTGGTGGCCGCGTGTGACGAAGCCGCCATGTTCCCCCGAGAGCTGCAGCGCAGGGTTGGGGACATCGTGGCCACCCTGAAGGGGACAAATGAGGCATCCCCCAATGTCCCTGAGGCCTTGGTGGCCAAGGTGGCTGTGGCCGAATGGCTGTGGGAGGCCAACGCCCGCCTGGCCAAGGGTCATCTGTTGGGGGCAGTTCCAGACACCATCAAGTTCTATTTCGATGGTTGTCCCGACAGCCCCAGTGCCTGTGGGGTGGCTGAGAGGTGCCAAAGAGCCATCGAGGACATCCCAAGTCTCCTTCATCCCCTggagtgtccccaaggtgtccccaaggtgtccccagggagcatGGAGCTCCAAGAG ctgtcccctctaCAGCTACAGGCACTTGTGGCCGTGGTGGCCACCCTGGGCGAGGTGGTAGCCACTGTGACCGGGCCACACAGGGAAAAGTTCCTGCATGAGTCCTCTGACTCCCTGCATGAGGACCTGAAGAATTCACCCGGAGCCTTCATGCGATCCTGGACCACGGCGGTGTCACCTCCCTGGCCACCGTG tgtgagagctgcagccagtgcctgGTGGGAGTTGGTGGCCAGGCTCGTGGACAGATGGGACTGGCTGGCCAGGGTGGCCACCGAGCTCCATGACAACCACAGGAAGGTTGTCATGGAGCAGCACCTGTTGGGGGCCCTGGACAAGGAGGAGGTGGCCAGGGAAATGGCCACACACGATGCCCAGGTGGTGTCAGCCACCAATGAGGCCATGGCAGAGGCTGGGGTGGCCACCAGGAGAGGACATTGGGCAGTgatggccctggggctgctgcagcgcTTGGTGGCCACGTGTGACAGAGCCACCTTGTTCAACTGGAACATGGAGTGCCAGCTCAAGGACATCGAAGCCATCCTGAAGGGGACAAATGAGATGTCCCCTGATGTCCTCCAGGCCTTGGTGGCCAAAGTGGCCAAGTTTGAGGGCT